In Miscanthus floridulus cultivar M001 chromosome 5, ASM1932011v1, whole genome shotgun sequence, one genomic interval encodes:
- the LOC136453568 gene encoding cytochrome P450 86A1-like yields MATVLDAGVLHSHPYAVAAAAAALVSAYMVWFWALTRRLSGPRMWPLVGSLPSVVLNRARVHDWIVDNLRSTGEAATYQTCILPLPFLAQRQGLVTVTCHPRNLDHILRARFDNYPKGPMWQAAFHDLLGQGIFNSDGEKWQLQRKTAALEFTTRTLRQAMARWANRIIKYRLWSILADHCEAAASVDLQDLLLRLTFDNICGLTFGKDPETLSPGLQDNPFANAFDSATEAMLQRFLFPSFLWRIKKALGVGSERNLRESLAIVDQYMTEAIAARKATPSDDLLSRFMKKRDGNGRAFPEDVLQWIALNFVLAGRDTSSVALSWFFWMLMLRRDVERKVVLEIASVLRETRGDDTGRWTEEPLDFDELDRLVYLKAALAETLRLYPSVPQDSKYVVEDDVLPDGTLVPAGSAITYSIYSVGRMESIWGKDCAEFRPERWLSADGTRFEPAKDAYRFVAFNGGPRICLGKDLAYLQMKSVASAVLLRHSVDLVPGHKVEQKMSLTLFMKNGLRVHVKPRDLAAYVTAPEEAPQLGASVIPTTTAAAA; encoded by the coding sequence ATGGCCACTGTACTGGATGCTGGTGTCCTGCACTCGCACCCCTATGCCGTCGCCGCGGCGGCAGCCGCATTGGTCTCGGCGTACATGGTGTGGTTCTGGGCGCTGACGCGGCGGCTGTCCGGGCCGCGGATGTGGCCCCTCGTCGGCAGCCTGCCCAGCGTCGTCCTGAACCGGGCGCGGGTCCACGACTGGATCGTCGACAACCTGCGCTCCACGGGGGAAGCGGCCACGTACCAGACGTGCATCCTGCCGCTGCCGTTCCTCGCGCAGCGCCAGGGGCTGGTGACCGTGACGTGCCACCCGCGGAACCTGGATCACATCCTGCGCGCGCGTTTCGACAACTACCCCAAGGGCCCCATGTGGCAGGCGGCGTTCCACGACCTCCTAGGCCAGGGCATCTTCAACTCCGACGGCGAGAAGTGGCAGCTCCAGCGCAAGACGGCGGCGCTCGAGTTCACCACGCGGACCTTGCGCCAGGCGATGGCACGCTGGGCCAACCGCATTATCAAGTACCGCCTGTGGAGTATCCTCGCAGACCACTGCGAAGCCGCAGCGAGCGTCGACCTCCAGGACCTGCTCCTGCGCCTCACCTTCGACAACATCTGCGGCCTCACTTTCGGCAAGGACCCCGAGACATTGTCGCCGGGGTTGCAGGACAACCCCTTCGCCAATGCCTTCGACTCCGCTACCGAGGCGATGCTGCAGAGGTTCCTGTTCCCCAGCTTCTTGTGGCGCATCAAGAAGGCGCTCGGCGTCGGCAGCGAGCGGAACCTCCGCGAGAGCCTCGCGATCGTGGACCAATACATGACAGAGGCCATCGCGGCGCGCAAGGCGACGCCGTCGGACGACCTGCTCTCCAGGTTCATGAAGAAGCGCGACGGCAATGGCAGGGCGTTCCCAGAGGACGTGCTCCAGTGGATCGCGCTCAACTTCGTGCTCGCCGGGCGCGACACGTCGTCCGTCGCGCTCAGCTGGTTCTTCTGGATGCTCATGCTGCGGCGCGACGTCGAGCGCAAGGTGGTCCTGGAGATCGCCTCCGTGCTCAGGGAGACGCGGGGCGACGACACCGGGAGGTGGACTGAGGAGCCGCTGGACTTCGACGAGCTGGATCGCCTCGTGTACCTGAAGGCGGCATTGGCGGAGACGCTGCGGCTGTACCCGTCGGTGCCGCAGGACTCCAAGTACGTGGTGGAGGACGACGTGTTGCCCGATGGCACCTTGGTGCCGGCCGGCTCAGCGATCACCTACTCCATCTACTCGGTTGGACGAATGGAGAGCATCTGGGGGAAGGACTGCGCTGAGTTCCGGCCTGAGCGGTGGCTCTCCGCTGACGGGACCCGGTTCGAGCCGGCCAAGGACGCGTACCGCTTCGTGGCGTTCAACGGCGGGCCGCGGATTTGCCTGGGCAAGGACCTGGCGTACCTGCAGATGAAGTCCGTCGCGTCCGCTGTGCTGCTGCGCCACTCGGTGGATCTCGTCCCTGGGCACAAGGTGGAGCAGAAGATGTCGCTCACTCTGTTCATGAAGAACGGCCTCCGCGTGCACGTCAAGCCGCGGGACCTCGCCGCATACGTCACGGCACCGGAGGAAGCACCGCAGCTGGGAGCCTCTGTGATCCCGACCACAACTGCAGCAGCTGCATAA
- the LOC136455332 gene encoding uncharacterized protein gives MVYGDSALVINQLNKDWSYSSDKMDAYCAEIRKLEGKFYGIEYHHVVRDQNQLVDHLSKLGSSRAAMPPGVFIQNLLAPSTKEDKEVEEVPLAKQLVLTVPSPVINWREQFIEYLTSAEVPVDKTETKCLVHRSKLYMLVDDSLMRKSAKEGIL, from the coding sequence ATGGTGTATGGGGACTCCGCATTGGTTATCaatcagctcaacaaagactggtcttatTCCAGCgacaagatggatgcttactgcgctgaaatcagaaagcttgaaggaaaattctatggtattgagtatcaccacgtggtacgtgaccaaaatcaactcgtCGACCACTTATCCAAGCTCGGTTCTTCTCGCGCCGCGATGCCGCCAGGGGTTTTTATTCAAAATCTCCTGGCGCCATCCAccaaggaagataaggaagttgaagaagttccccTTGCCAAGCAgttggtacttacggtaccttcgccggtcatcaattggagggaacaattcatcgagtacctcaccagcgccgaagtacccgTTGACAAGACAGAAACTAAATGTCTAGTACATCGAAGCAAGCTTTACATGCTGGTGGACGacagcttgatgaggaaaagtgccaaggaagggatactgtag